TACAGACACTGGGCGGCGACAAGCTCCTGGCGCAGATCGAATCGAGGATGAGGGACAAGCTTCGGGGCCTGTACGAAACGATCGACGTCCCATATACGATTTACGTCATCTATGCCGGGGATAAAAAAATCGGCTACATTCACGGCGTCAACCAGAAAGGGCGCTACGGAGGGATCCAGATCTTTCTCGCCCTGGACCCGGACCAGCGGATCAAGACGTTCTACCTCCAGAGGCTGACCGGCTCATACGCGCCGCAGTTCCGCATCGATTCGTTCGGAAAGCAGTTCGTCGGACTCACCCTCTTCGATTTCGACAATTACGAAGTCGCGACCGGGAAGGCATCCGGGAGGGTCGCCACAATCAAGAACCCTTCGCCGACCGCCGATACGGATTTCAGGTACATCCTGCGGGGCACGAAAAAGAACCTGATCCTCGTCAACGAGTTCATTAATATCTCTCCGGAACTTTCCGGCAAGGGCGGAGCGCCCGCGAAGGCGATAAAATGATCAGCAAATTCCAGGTCGCCTATAAAAATCTCCTTCGGAAAAAGGTCCGCAGCCTTCTGACGCTGGTCGGCATCGCCCTTTCGGCCTGGGTGCTGGTGAGCCTGCTCGGCTTCAACCGCGGCTTCGAAAGCTCCCTGGACCGGGACATAGACAACATGGGCTTCCAGATGATGCTCATGGCCAAGGGGTGTCCCTACGAGGCGGCGACCATGATGCTGAAAGGCGGCACCGGCCTCAAGTACCTGCCGGAGTCCATGGGCGAAAAGGTCATGAAGGAACCGGAAGTGGAGCGGATCACGCCCATGCTGATGGCGGCGGCCTTTGACCCGAACAAGGGGGAAAGCGGCGGCATTGCGGCATACCTGGGAGTGGATCCGGAAGGCTTCCCTCCCATGAAGAGCTACCTCAAGTTCCGGCACGGCGGCTGGTTCAAGAGGGAAAAGGCCTACGAGGCGGTGATGGGCTACGAAGCGGCCGAGCTCGAACAGAGGGAGGTCGGAGACCTGATCCTCGTCCCGGATCTTAACGTGGAGCTGAAGGTCGTGGGCATCCTGGAGCGGACCGGCACGCAGGACGACGGGACCATCTTCGTGCCGCTGCGGACCCTCCAGGAGATCTTCGGGAAGCAGGGGATCCTGACGACCATTGGCATCAAGGTAAGGAAGGACGCGGACCCTGCCCGGCTCGAGAACAGGCTCTACCAGCTGCCCGACGTCCAGGTGGTGAGCCTGGCGCAGGTGAAGCAGACCATCATGTCGCTGGTCGCGACCGCGCGGGTGCTCGTGCTGTCCATCGCGACCATCGCGATCATCATTTCGATGGTCGGCGTCATCAACACGATCCTGATGTCGATCCACGAGCGGTTCCAGGAGATCGGCATCCTGAAGACCATCGGCGCCATGCCTGGCGACATCTTCCGGCTTGTCTGGATCGAGACGCTGCTGTTGTGCGTCGCCGGCGGAGTTCTCGGCGTGGTCCTTTCCCTGCTGCTTTCCCGCGCCACGGAATGGGTGATCCGGAGCCTCCTGCCCTATGCTCCGAAAGGTGGGCTGGTAACGATCGACCTTCCTCTCATCCTGTTCACCCTCGGCACGATCTCGGTTATCGGGCTGCTGAGCGGGCTCTACCCGGCATGGAAAGCGGGGCGGATCCGGCCGCTGGAAGCGATACGAAACGAGGTGGGCGGATGAACGAACGAACGACGGTCCTGGAAGCGAAAAGGCTGACGAGGCTCTACCGGCGCGGCAGCGAGGAGATCGCCGCGGTCCGCGACGTATCGCTCAGCATACAGAAGGGAGAGTTCGCCTCGTTCATCGGTCCGTCCGGGTCGGGCAAGACCACGCTCATCCACCTTCTCGGCTGCCTCGACAACCCGACCTCCGGCGAGCTCGCCGTCGGCGGAAAGCGGATCTTCGACGGCAACGGGGGACAGCTTTCCGAGCGGAAGCTGACCGCGATCCGCAGGGACACCTTCGGCTATATCTTCCAGAATTTCTACCTCATCCCCACCCTGACCGTCCGCGAGAACGTGATGGTGCCGCTGACCTTCCACCGCAAGCAGGGCGCGGAGAACGACGTCATGGAGCTCCTGAAGCTCCTGGGCATCGATCACCGGAAGGACCACCTGCCGGGGATGCTCTCGGGCGGCGAGATGCAGCGCGTCGCCATCGCGAGGGCCCTCGTGAATTCGCCGGAAATCCTGCTTGCCGACGAGCCGACGGGGAACCTCGATTCGAGACGCTCGGTGGAGATCGTGCAGATATTGAAGGACCTGTGCCGGGATTCCGGGGTGACCGTCGTCATGGTGTCGCACAACCTGGAGTTCGCCTCCCAGGCGGACCGGCAGTTCGAGATGAGGGACGGCAGGATCCGGGAGCTGTGTATTTAGGGGAAAAAGAATTCCCTTTCATAATTTTATATAACAACCTGAAGATTTTCTAATTCCCGCACCCGTACAATCAGTTATCAATAAGGCAATACCGGTGTATTTTCCTATAGATACCCATCGTATTTATACATAATTCTTTCGGGCACGCCGAATGCAATTCCTCCGGCCGTAAGCATCCTTATTCGTTGTTGATTCCGCTCCTTGTTCCGGCAACTTCTTGTGCAACCCACAAACAGGAAAGGAGGAATGCGATGGGACAGAGTTCGATTTCATGGAGGTTCGGCGCCTTGTCGGCGGCCCTTGTCCTGACATTCGGCATCGCTCTCGCCGGCTGCATCGAAAATCCGCTGGTATCGGAAAACCCGGTGCTCGGCGGAACGCTGGAAGTGGAAAAGGTCCCGAAGTTCGTCACTCCCCTGAACATCCCTGAGGTAATGCCCACCACCGGAACGGCGGACAATTACGAGATCGTGGCGGGACAGACCTTGCAGCAGATCCTGCCGGGCAGCTACGGCAAGACGCTCGTCTGGGGTTACGGCCCGACGATGGATGCCATCACCTATCCCGGCCGCACCATCGAAGCCACGGCCGGCACGGCGGTCACGGTCAAATGGATCAACGGACTCGTGGACGGCGACAACAGATTCCTGCCCCACATCCTGCCGGTAGACCAGACGCTGCACTGGGCAAATCCGCCGGGAGTCTGCACGGAAGATAATCCCATGCCCATGATGTCCGACTGCCGCGGAACGGACCCGAATCCTTACCTGGGACCGGTTCCCGTCATCACCCACTTACACGGCGCCCATGTCGGGGAAAGGAGCGACGGCTTCCCCGAGGCGTGGTACCTGCCGGCGGCGGTAAATATTCCGGCCGGCTACACCACGCGGGGGACGATGTATGACACCGAAATTCCCACCGATGACGGCGCTGCTGTGTTCATCTATCCCAACGACCAGCGGGCTACCACCCTCTGGTATCACGACCACTCCCTCGGGATGACCCGCACCAACGTCTACGCCGGGTTGGCAGGATTCTACCTGCTGAGAGGCGGCGCCGGCGACCTCGCGACGGGAATTCTTCCTTCCGGCAAATATGAAATTCCGCTCCTGATCCAGGACCGCTCCTTCAACAGCGACGGTTCCCTCTTCTATCCCGACAGCCGCAGCTTCTTCGACGGCCTGACCGGGCCGTACATCCCCGCGCTGGCCATCGACGGCGGAAAGAGCGACGTGTCGCCGATCTGGAACCCCGAGTTCTTCGGCAACACCATGGTGGTCAACGGCGGCAGCTGGCCGTACCTGAACGTCGAGCCGCGCCGCTATCGTTTCCGCATCGTCAACGGCAGCGACTCGCGGTTCCTGATCCTCGCCGGCGATGTGCCGAAGAAAGCCAAGCCGTTCGCCTTCTGGCAGATCGGCGCAGACGGCGGCTTCCTGCCCGCCCCCGAGAAGCGCGAAGACCTGTTGCTTGGGCCCGCCGAGCGGGCGGACGTGATCGTCGATTTCTCGGCCTACAGGCCCGGCGACACCATCACCCTGGTCAACATCGGCCCCGACGAACCCTTCGGCGGCGGCGTCCCGGGGGTCGACTTCGCCATGGCCCACCCCGGCACCACCGGCAAGGTCATGCAGTTCAAGGTGGTCAAGCTGAAGAAGCCGGACACCACGAAGAAGGTGGCGGAACTGGTCCTGCCGGCGCCGCCTCCTCTTCCCGCGGCAACCTTTACCCGCAGAGTGAGCCTCAACGAAGAGGAATCCGCCACGGTCTGCGTCGACAATACGAATACGGCCGTTTCGTGCGGCACGCCGGATGCGGTCCCCGCCGCCCCCACCGAGGCGCTGCTCGGGATCATCGACGCCGGCGGGTTCACGGTGCCCAAGGAGTGGATGGATGAGATCACCGAGAATCCGGCTCTGGGAGCCACGGAATACTGGGAAATCTACAACCTGACCGAAGACGCGCACCCGATACATATCCACCTGGTGCAGTTCGAGATTATCGGGCGGCAGGCGTTGGCGCTCGACGCCGACGGGATGGTAATGCAGCCGGTGATGCTCGACGGCGCGATGAGGGGCCCCGATCCCGGTGAGTCCGGCCGCAAGGATACGGTCATCGTCTACCCCGGCGAGATGGCGCGGATCAAGGCGCATTTCGACATCGCCGGCCTCTTCGTCTGGCACTGCCACATCCTCTCGCATGAGGACAACGAGATGATGCGGCCCTATCGCGTGGGTCCGTAGTTTCCGGTTCCGCCCCATCCGTCCGCTGTCGCAAGGCGGGCGGATGGGGCATCGCTCCGGCAGGGGGATATTTCAACGGTAGGAGGGAGTGGGACATGACCTCGAACAGATCGATTTATCCGGTAGCGGACTCATTCGGCCGCATTTCGCAATTTTTATCGATCCGGAAGGACATCGCGACTCTGCGGCGGGAGGCACCGGTGATTCGCAATCAGGTTATTCTCAGGCGGATTCCGCTCCCCCCCGACGTCGAGATCACGGCTCCGGAAAGACTTCCGCGGGGCGCAAGCCGCGGAAAACGTATGATCGACTGGCTCGGCGATCTCGGCCGATATCTGCTTCTCCGGCCGTAGCCTCGCCTAATCCTTCACTCCCCCGGCGGTTGCTCTTCTCTCCAGGAACCGCCGGATCTCCTCGTGCGCGGGGTCTTTGAGGTTCGGATCCCTCCGCTGCAGCTCCTCGACGATTTCCTTGGCCACCTGCAACATCCCGGCGTCGCGAACCAGGTCGGCGAAGACCAGGTCGGGGATCCCCGACTGCCGCACCCCCGCGAAATCGCCCGGTCCCCGGATCTTCAGGTCTTCCTCGGCGATCCGGAAGCCGTCGGTGGTCCGCTCCATAACAGCGAGGCGGGCCGCCGCCTCCTCGCCCTGCCCGTTCTCCACCATCAGGAAGCAAGAGGAGGGACGCGCACCCCGGCCCACTCGTCCCCGAAGCTGGTGGAGCTGTGAGAGGCCGAACCGCTCGGCGTGCTCGATCACGATGACCGTCGCCTCGGGAACGTCCACCCCCACCTCGACCACCGTCGTGGAGACGAGGAGCCGCAGCTCCCCCGCCTTGAAGGCGCGCATCGCCCCTTCCTTCTCGTCCGCCTTCATCCTGCCGTGCAGCAGCCCCACCCCGGCGTCGGGGAACGTTTCCCGAAACCTTTCCGCCGTCCGGACGGCGTCGCGCAGCGCCAGCTTCTCCGACTCCTCCACGAGCGGCAAAACGACGTAGGCGCGCCCCCCCCGCTCCAGCTCACGGCGGATCTCTTCGAGCACCTTTCCCCTTCCTTCGGGGGGCACGACGCGGGTTTTCACGGGGATCCGGCCTTTCGGCATCTCGTCGATCACGGAGATGTCCAGGTCGCCGTAGAGGGCGATGGCCAGCGTCCTCGGGATCGGCGTCGCGGTCATCACGAGCAGGTGCGGCGAAACCGCCGCCTTCTCCCGCAGCGCCGCCCTCTGCAGGACGCCGAACCGGTGCTGCTCGTCGATGACGGCGAAGGCGAGGTTGTGGAACTCCACGCTTTCCTGGATCAGCGCGTGCGTCCCCACGACGATGTCCGTCTCCCCAATCCGGATCCTCCGCCGGGCCGCTTCCCGCTCCTTCGGCGGCAGCGCCGCCGAGAGCAGCCCGACACGCGCGGAAAGCCCCTCCGAAAGGGAAAGGAACCTGCGGTAGTGCTGCTCCGCCAGGATCTCCGTGGGCGCCATCACGGCGGCCTGGACGCCGTGCTTCCACGCGACCATCGCGGCGATCCAGGAGACGATGGTCTTGCCGCTCCCCACGTCTCCCTGGAGAAGGCGGTGCATGGGGTGGGGACGCCCCATGTCCTTGAGGATCTCGTTGATCGTACGCCGCTGGGCTCCGGTCAGCTCGAACGGCAGGCGTCGCTTGATCTCGTCGACGATTTCCCGGTCCCATGGGAGCGGAACCGCCGCTTCCCGCTCAATCCCCGCCCGCCGCAGGGCGAGCGCCCACTGGATGGAGAACAGCTCCCCGAACACGAGCCGCTTCCGCTGGGGCGATGTGTGGTCCAGGAATCCTGCCGCGTCGGCGTCGTCCCGCGGGAAATGGATCGCGGCGAGCGACTCGCCGAGCGGAGGCACCCCCGCCTTCTCGAGGATCCAGGGGGGGAAGCACTCCTTCTCCCTGCCGGCGTGTCCGTGTACGACCTCCCACTGGATCTTCCGGAGGACGCGCGGGGGGATCCCCTCTATGTCCGGGTAAATGGGGACGATCCGCCCCGAGTGGATCGGGTCGTCCGCTCCTTCGCCCGAAAGGATCTCCGGGTGGTGCATCTCCGGCATGAAGCGGAAGTACCGGACCGTCCCGCAAACGACGGCGGGCTCGCCGACCCGGAAGCGCTTGACGAGGGAGGGATGGTACCGGAACCATTTCGCGACGATCCGCCCGGTCCCGTCGAAGAGGACGACCTCCAGCAGGCGGGGGCTCCCGCGCCGGTAGCCGCGGCCGCTTTCCTGGACGGAGAGCACTTTCCCGCGGACGGGAACGGTCATGCCGGGAGAGGCCTCGCGGATCGGGACCGTCCGCCGCCGATCCTGGTACCCCTTGGGGAAAAGATAGAGGGCGTCCTGCGGGGTGCGGATCCCCCGGGCGGCCAGGATTTCGGCAAGCCGGGGCCCCACCCCCTTGACAAACTGGATGGGATGCCCCGGCGTGACCACCTAGGCCCCTTCGGGGGCTTTCCGCGAGTTTCCGTGGTACTCCTGGAGGCTGCGCACGGACGTCTCCTCGGCGATCAGGTGGGAGATCGCGTCGGCGACGGCGTTCGCGGCCGCCAGGGTCGTGAAGTACGGGACGTTGTAGACGAGCGCGGTCCGCCGGATATAGAAGGAGTCCGCCTGGGATTGCGCTCCCAGCGGCGTGTTGATGACCAGCGAGATCTCCCCGTTCTTGATGCGGTCCGCCACGTTGGGACGCCCTTCCTGGATCTTGAGCACGGTTTCCGCGGGGATGCCGCACCGGACCAGGAAGGAAGCCGTTCCGCCGGTGGCGGCGATGGAGAAACCGCTCTCGTGGAGCATCCGGACGGCCGGAAGAACTCCCCCCTTGTCCTCGTCCCGGACGCTGACGAACACTCTTCCCGAGCGCGGCAGGTTCATCCCCGCGGCGATCTCCGCCTTGGCGAAGGCGATGCCGTAGGTCCGGTCGATCCCCATGACCTCGCCCGTGGACTTCATCTCGGGTCCCAGGATGGTGTCCACGTCCGGGAACTTGATGAACGGCAGGACCGACTCCTTCACGCTGACGTGCTCCGGCACGATCTGCTTCGTCAGTCCCAAGTCGGCCAGCTTGCGCCCCGTCATGACCTTCGCGGCGAGCTTGGCCAGCGGCACGCCGATGGCCTTGCTGACGAACGGGACGGTCCGGGACGCGCGCGGGTTGACCTCGAGGATATAGATCTCCCCCTTCTGGATCGCGAACTGGACGTTCATCAGTCCGACGACCGCCAGCTCCCTGGCCATCGCGATAGTCTGCCGGGAGATCTCGGCGAGCGTTTCCGGGGGGATCGACCGGGGGGGCAGGTAGCAGGCGGAATCGCCGGAGTGGACCCCGGCCTCCTCGATGTGCTCCATGATCCCGCCGATGACCACCGACTCGCCGTCGGAGATCGCGTCGACGTCGATCTCGATGGCGTCCTCAAGGAAGCGGTCGACCAGCACGGGGCGCGACTCGGAGGCGACGACCGCCTCACTGAGGTACTTGCGCACCCCCTCCTCGTTGTGGACGATCTCCATCGCCCTGCCGCCCAGGACGTACGACGGGCGCAATAGCACGGGATAGCCGATCCGCGCGGCGATCCCGATCCCCTCCTCCATGGAGCGGGCGATTCCGTTGGGCGGCTGCTTGAGCCCCAACTTGTTCAGCATCTCAGCGAACCGCTCCCGGTCCTCCGCCCGGTCGATGCTCTCCGCGGGGGTGCCCAGGATCCGCACCCCCTCCTTTTCCAGCGGGACGGACAGTTTCAGCGGCGTCTGCCCGCCGAACTGGACTATGACCCCGACCGGGTTCTCGTCCTCGACGATGGCGAGGACGTCCTCCTTCGTCAGCGGCTCGAAGTAGAGGCGGTCGGAGGTGTCGTAGTCCGTGGAGACCGTCTCGGGGTTGCAGTTGACCATGATCGTCTCGAACCCCTCTTCCCGAAGGGAGATGACGCTGTGGACGCAGCAGTAGTCGAACTCTATCCCCTGCCCGATCCGGTTCGGGCCTCCACCGAGGATGACGATCTTCTTCCGGCCGGTGGGATTGCCTTCGCTTTCGGTCTCGTAGGTCGAGTAAAGGTACGGGGTGTGCGCCTCGAATTCGGCGCCGCAGGTGTCAACCCGCTTGAAGACCGCCTTCACGCCCGCGGCGTACCGTGCCGCTCGGACGGCGTCTTCTCCCGATCCGAGCAGCTTCGCGAGCCGGCGGTCGGAGAAGCCGTTCTCCTTCGCGTTCCGGAAGAACGGGGCCCAACCGGCGGCGTCCTCCACGCGGAAATCGCGGAACGCGGCGGCGCGCTCCCGGATCCCGCCCTCCATCTCGATGATCCGGCGGATGTTCTCGAGGAACCACGGGTCGATCCCCGTCGCCTTCTTTATCTCGTCCGTCGTCCACCCGTAGCGGTACGCCTCCCCGATGTAGAGGAGCCGCCGGGAGTTCGGCTTGCGCAGCTTCCCCTCGATCTCCATCCGGCGCGATTCCCGGTTCGCCGCGTCCGGCGGAGGAA
The Thermodesulfobacteriota bacterium genome window above contains:
- a CDS encoding ABC transporter permease — translated: MISKFQVAYKNLLRKKVRSLLTLVGIALSAWVLVSLLGFNRGFESSLDRDIDNMGFQMMLMAKGCPYEAATMMLKGGTGLKYLPESMGEKVMKEPEVERITPMLMAAAFDPNKGESGGIAAYLGVDPEGFPPMKSYLKFRHGGWFKREKAYEAVMGYEAAELEQREVGDLILVPDLNVELKVVGILERTGTQDDGTIFVPLRTLQEIFGKQGILTTIGIKVRKDADPARLENRLYQLPDVQVVSLAQVKQTIMSLVATARVLVLSIATIAIIISMVGVINTILMSIHERFQEIGILKTIGAMPGDIFRLVWIETLLLCVAGGVLGVVLSLLLSRATEWVIRSLLPYAPKGGLVTIDLPLILFTLGTISVIGLLSGLYPAWKAGRIRPLEAIRNEVGG
- a CDS encoding ABC transporter ATP-binding protein; this encodes MNERTTVLEAKRLTRLYRRGSEEIAAVRDVSLSIQKGEFASFIGPSGSGKTTLIHLLGCLDNPTSGELAVGGKRIFDGNGGQLSERKLTAIRRDTFGYIFQNFYLIPTLTVRENVMVPLTFHRKQGAENDVMELLKLLGIDHRKDHLPGMLSGGEMQRVAIARALVNSPEILLADEPTGNLDSRRSVEIVQILKDLCRDSGVTVVMVSHNLEFASQADRQFEMRDGRIRELCI
- a CDS encoding multicopper oxidase; translated protein: MGQSSISWRFGALSAALVLTFGIALAGCIENPLVSENPVLGGTLEVEKVPKFVTPLNIPEVMPTTGTADNYEIVAGQTLQQILPGSYGKTLVWGYGPTMDAITYPGRTIEATAGTAVTVKWINGLVDGDNRFLPHILPVDQTLHWANPPGVCTEDNPMPMMSDCRGTDPNPYLGPVPVITHLHGAHVGERSDGFPEAWYLPAAVNIPAGYTTRGTMYDTEIPTDDGAAVFIYPNDQRATTLWYHDHSLGMTRTNVYAGLAGFYLLRGGAGDLATGILPSGKYEIPLLIQDRSFNSDGSLFYPDSRSFFDGLTGPYIPALAIDGGKSDVSPIWNPEFFGNTMVVNGGSWPYLNVEPRRYRFRIVNGSDSRFLILAGDVPKKAKPFAFWQIGADGGFLPAPEKREDLLLGPAERADVIVDFSAYRPGDTITLVNIGPDEPFGGGVPGVDFAMAHPGTTGKVMQFKVVKLKKPDTTKKVAELVLPAPPPLPAATFTRRVSLNEEESATVCVDNTNTAVSCGTPDAVPAAPTEALLGIIDAGGFTVPKEWMDEITENPALGATEYWEIYNLTEDAHPIHIHLVQFEIIGRQALALDADGMVMQPVMLDGAMRGPDPGESGRKDTVIVYPGEMARIKAHFDIAGLFVWHCHILSHEDNEMMRPYRVGP
- the recG gene encoding ATP-dependent DNA helicase RecG — encoded protein: MVTPGHPIQFVKGVGPRLAEILAARGIRTPQDALYLFPKGYQDRRRTVPIREASPGMTVPVRGKVLSVQESGRGYRRGSPRLLEVVLFDGTGRIVAKWFRYHPSLVKRFRVGEPAVVCGTVRYFRFMPEMHHPEILSGEGADDPIHSGRIVPIYPDIEGIPPRVLRKIQWEVVHGHAGREKECFPPWILEKAGVPPLGESLAAIHFPRDDADAAGFLDHTSPQRKRLVFGELFSIQWALALRRAGIEREAAVPLPWDREIVDEIKRRLPFELTGAQRRTINEILKDMGRPHPMHRLLQGDVGSGKTIVSWIAAMVAWKHGVQAAVMAPTEILAEQHYRRFLSLSEGLSARVGLLSAALPPKEREAARRRIRIGETDIVVGTHALIQESVEFHNLAFAVIDEQHRFGVLQRAALREKAAVSPHLLVMTATPIPRTLAIALYGDLDISVIDEMPKGRIPVKTRVVPPEGRGKVLEEIRRELERGGRAYVVLPLVEESEKLALRDAVRTAERFRETFPDAGVGLLHGRMKADEKEGAMRAFKAGELRLLVSTTVVEVGVDVPEATVIVIEHAERFGLSQLHQLRGRVGRGARPSSCFLMVENGQGEEAAARLAVMERTTDGFRIAEEDLKIRGPGDFAGVRQSGIPDLVFADLVRDAGMLQVAKEIVEELQRRDPNLKDPAHEEIRRFLERRATAGGVKD
- the carB gene encoding carbamoyl-phosphate synthase large subunit translates to MPKRTDIKKIMLIGSGPIIIGQACEFDYSGTQACKALKEEGYTVVLVNSNPATIMTDTDFADRTYIEPITPEMVGKIIERERPDALLPTIGGQTGLNIAVSLHEMGILQKYGVELIGANFESIQKAEDRNLFREAMTKLGLVVPRSGYVRSLEEALEVIPDVGYPAIIRPSFTLGGTGAGIAYNREEYEEGIRWALDASPKRTVLVEQSVIGWKEFELEVMRDLADNVVIICSIENLDPMGVHTGDSITVAPAQTLTDKEYQLMRDAAMRIIREIGVDTGGSNIQFAVHPDTGEMVVIEMNPRVSRSSALASKATGFPIAKIAAKLAVGYTLDEIRNDITRETPASFEPTIDYVVTKIPRFTFEKFPQTEDILGTQMKSVGEVMAIGRTFRESLQKAMRSLETGIYGFEEALPPPDAANRESRRMEIEGKLRKPNSRRLLYIGEAYRYGWTTDEIKKATGIDPWFLENIRRIIEMEGGIRERAAAFRDFRVEDAAGWAPFFRNAKENGFSDRRLAKLLGSGEDAVRAARYAAGVKAVFKRVDTCGAEFEAHTPYLYSTYETESEGNPTGRKKIVILGGGPNRIGQGIEFDYCCVHSVISLREEGFETIMVNCNPETVSTDYDTSDRLYFEPLTKEDVLAIVEDENPVGVIVQFGGQTPLKLSVPLEKEGVRILGTPAESIDRAEDRERFAEMLNKLGLKQPPNGIARSMEEGIGIAARIGYPVLLRPSYVLGGRAMEIVHNEEGVRKYLSEAVVASESRPVLVDRFLEDAIEIDVDAISDGESVVIGGIMEHIEEAGVHSGDSACYLPPRSIPPETLAEISRQTIAMARELAVVGLMNVQFAIQKGEIYILEVNPRASRTVPFVSKAIGVPLAKLAAKVMTGRKLADLGLTKQIVPEHVSVKESVLPFIKFPDVDTILGPEMKSTGEVMGIDRTYGIAFAKAEIAAGMNLPRSGRVFVSVRDEDKGGVLPAVRMLHESGFSIAATGGTASFLVRCGIPAETVLKIQEGRPNVADRIKNGEISLVINTPLGAQSQADSFYIRRTALVYNVPYFTTLAAANAVADAISHLIAEETSVRSLQEYHGNSRKAPEGA